The DNA segment CCGTCGATTCGTCAAAGTCCTGGAAATCGAGGACCGCCAAATCATCGACACCGTCGCCATTGCGGTCACTGGTAACCACGGCCAAACCACCGTCGCCACTATTTGCCGCAGGGTCGCCCCCGTACAAGTCGCCGACAGCGATCGTAAAGAACGCATCGCCCGCAGGTTCACCATTGGTTTCAACAAACTGAATGCCCAGGTATTCACTGAACATCGACAGTGCTTCCCGGACCCGTTCTTTCTGTTGGGCGGAAATATTGTTCTGGTAGGTGATCGGGTTGTAGCCCGCGCGACTTGGATCATCCCCAATAAAGGAGGAAGCGAAGTCATAGTAGACCGTGCTGATCCCATCGAATCGGTCGCCACCATTGCGCAAGTATCCCAGCGGGACCACTCGGTCCAGACGATTGGGATCGTCGGGACGCAGGTTACTGACCCCTGGCGTACCCTCGCCACCTGGAAGATCCAAGCCGTACGGGGTCGTGTTGAAAATCTCGCCGGAGAGAATCGCCGATTGAGGACCGTTACCGTTGATATCGAATTGGCTGTCTAGATCGAACGCATCTCCAAAGCTGTCTCCAGCTTCTACGGGGTTGATCGCAACTTCGACAGGGACCAACTGATTGGCGACGTTCGGGCCGACTTCCGACTGACCGATACGGAGCCGTGCACCCGAGGTCAAGAAGGAACCAGGATTGTCTGGATCAGGCAACCGAGCCAGCGCCTGAGCAAACTGCAAAGTCGCAATGTCGGTCGTGGCGTCGTAGCTTACCGAAGTCGGCTTCACCAAGACGTCATCATTACCGCTGGCGGTGCCACGCGAATAATAAAGCTGATAGAAATCGGGATTCTCAGCAAGGGCGATATTCAAATCGTCATCGCTGAAGTGAACTTCGATCACTCCAACTTCAGGACTGAGGCTACCATTGGCCAAGCGGCGAACCGGTTCTGGAACAACGGCTAGAACCGTGGGGCCCAAATTCAAACTGAACTGCAGGCCACTGTTTTGGCCGTCGTTGTAGGCTTCGCCATCCACATTCAACAATGCGGTCGGACCTTCGCCAAACACGCTGATTTGATACTCGTCGTCCGGCAATGGCTCGGCAAAGCGGAACACGACCTCACGCGCCGAATCGCCTAATCCGACATAACCAGGCGTGACAGTGATGTCACTGGCACCCAGCAAAGTCAGCGGCGAATAGCTAGGGCTGATCCCGCCGATTTTCGTCGTCCCCGATCCAGCCTGAAGCTCTAGCGTCAGCAACTGCGACGCCTGAGGATTCGAATTGATCGCATTGACCAGCTGCTCAACGGTCGTTTCATTTCCGAACGCGGAATTGACCTGAACCGTCACGTCGTTGCCACTTACCAAAACGGCGGGCAGGGCAGGGCCCAAGAAATTTCGCTGCTCGACGATCAACTGCTGACCGCGCCCCTCGGGCCCGGCAAGTGCAGACAAGACGCGAACACGGACCGCATTACCGGTCCCCAAATCAGTCACTGCCGACGCCGAATTGGCGCCGCCCAACGTAACCTGCAGCCCACTAGGCGTTGTTTGCCCAATCCGAGCCGAAGTCGCTCCGGAGACGCGGATCGCCGTGACCAACGCGCTCGCTGCCGCATTGTTCTGCAAACCGGTAATCAAACCGGCAACGGTGGTCGCCCGACCTGGGTTGCTGTTCAGTTCGACCGAAATCGTATCGCCACTGACGGAAATAACCGGCAGGGAGGTATCGACTCGGTTTGCTGTGGTGAAATTGACCTGAATGCCATTCCCGCCAGCTCCGGCCTGAACGGCCCGAAAATCGACAAGAACCGCTCCGTTGGTGCCGAAATCGGTGGTCGCCTCAGCCGATTCGAACTGACCATCACCGCCAGCCCTAGTGATCTGAATACCACTCAGCGTCGTCGGATCGATCTCGGTCGCATCATCGAACTGAAAGACCAACTCGCGGGGCTGAGTCGTTAAGAGACCCCCGTCAAAGAGCAAGGATCCTTCGTTCGGCTGAATCGCGATCAAGTCCGGACCAGCCAGCAATTGACGCTGTTCAAGCGTCTCCAGCAAGCCTTTACGGTCCTGTCGTCGGCGACGAGCGCGCATCCGATCGGTAGCCGAGAATAGTTTTGTACGTCGTGAGCCTGATTTACGGGTGGTCATTAACCATCCTCTTTCGAAGCCAAGGTGGCAAACGGTTATAACTGTTGAAAAGTATCTAGTGTCCCAAACCCTGCCACCTGTCAAAACAGGAAGGCGTGGCAAGGTAGGCAATTTCGTTAGATAGCCTGATGAATTCTAATTCACACTTAGTGATTCGCAACGAAAATCCTGTCCTAGCCAGCGTTTACAGCAGGGTCGTCCGGTCGTGCGGGTTTTTCCGACGGTGTTCGAACGCGACTTTTGGACTCGGTCCACCAACAAAAAGTTCCCTAGCCCCAATTTCCGGTTCAGATCTCTCTTGCTCTGACCGTTTCCGGCTTGATATCGTCCGCCTCTCGCAGCGTGCGACCTCGCACCCTTACGAACTGATTTTCTGGCCGCTGACGCGAAAGCCTGTACGGATGAACCCACAAACCAACTCCGCCAGCCACCGAGCACAGGTGGTCACCAGCACCTTGCTGCTGATTTCCATGGCAGCCCTAACAGGGGGGTGCAAATGGGCATCAAACGGCCAGAATGCCCAAGGGCGTCAGATGTACGAACAAGGCCAATACACGGCCGCGATGCACCAATTCCAGGAAGCCATCAGCACCGACCCGACCGATCCTGACGGTTATTACAATCTTGCGGCCACCGCCCATCGGGTGGGAACTCAGCGTCAAGACGCAGCTTTGCTCGAACAGGCCGAAGCCCTCTACAACCAGTGCCTCGATCACGACGAGCACCATGTGGAGTGCCACCGAGGCCTCGCCGTCCTGTTGGTCGATACCGGACGCCCCGACAAAGCCTTTGACCTGATGAAAAACTGGGCATCCCAAAACCCGTCGCTTCCGGACGCTCGCATCGAACTCGCACGTCTTTATGAAGAATATGGGGATACCGAGACCGCAAAACGCTACCTCGAAGACGCGGTTCAACAGGACCCCAACAGCGCCCGTGCCTGGTTGGCACTCGGAAAATTACGTGAATCCTCGGGCGAATTAACTCAGGCCCTAGCCAATTACCAACGCAGCTACAGCCTAAACAACATGCAGCCAATGGTTGTCGAACGAATGGCCGCCCTCAATCGCCAACTTTCCGACAGCTACGATCGCTCCCTGGCAACGGGAGACACCCGGCTCGCTCAGCCGCCACCGACCACCAGCGTCGGCCAGCAACGCTACTAGCGCAAAGGCTAACGGGCCAGCATCGACAAACCGTAACTCTTTTCTATTAAGCAAGTTACGAAAGGCACGGCCCTGCGAGACCACCTGGCGAAAAGTGCCGCAAGCGGACCAGCGTTACTCGAAACGAGCTGGAAACAGCCTGCTCCTCTTACGATTTCGGGGAACCACAGAGAAGCGACGAAACAGATCGCAAAGCAGATCGCAAAGCAGATCGCACACGCTTCCGAACGCCTGCATGGCCGACCAACCATCCAGACGAACCGTCCAAACGGAGGTGAATCTCCGCGTCATTCTGCCCTAAATGGGGTCAATCCGCCTTAATGTGCGGCGTAAAAAAGGATTGACCGCTAGGCAGAAGCAAGAATCTGATCGGATCCCGCCTCCCAGTCATCCCGATGGCGCCATAGAATCCCATCTGGTTCGGTTGCGTTGGGCACCGGACATATCGCAATCCGATGGGAAAGGAACTCAGAGCCGATGGCCACTCTCGCTACGGACCAACGTGTCTACAATTTCTCCGCTGGTCCCGCTGTCCTTCCGGTTTCCGTGCTTGAACAGGTCCGAGATGAAATGCTGTGCCTTCCCGGTGCAGGTTGCTCTTTGCTTGAAATGTCCCACCGGGACAAACGGTTTCTCGAAATCCTCGCAGATGCACAAGCAGGAATTCGTGAGCTTTTAGGGGTTAGCGATGACTACGAAGTCCTTTTCCTTCAGGGAGGCGCCCGTCTGCAGTTTTCGATGATCGCCGCCAACCTTCTGCGTGGCCAAGACAAGGCTGCCGAGTACATGCTGACAGGATCTTGGAGCAAGAAGGCGATTGAAGAAGCCCGCAAAGAAGGAAACGTGAACGTCACGTGGGACGGCAAAGCGAACCAATACAGCCAATTGCCAACGGCCGCCGACTACCAAATTCCTGCGGACGCCCCTTACCTTTACTACTGCAGCAACGAAACGATCCAAGGGGTTCAGTTCCAAAGCGAACCGACTTGCCCCGGCAGCGTCCCCCTGATCTGCGACTCCTCAAGCGATTTCCTCAGCCGCCCACTGGACATTGCCAAGTACGGCATGTTGTACGCGTGTGCTCAAAAGAATGCGGGACCTGCTGGAGTCACCGTGGTGATCATGCGGAAAGACCTGCTGGCCAAGGGAAGCGATGACCTGCCGGGTTACCTGCTTTACCGCAATCACGCCGAAAACGATTCCGAGTGGAACACCCCACCGACCTTTGCGATCTATGTCTTGGGACTGGTCACTCAGTGGCTGAAAAAGCAAGGCGGACTGCAAGCGATCGAAAAGCAAAACCACGAAAAATCGCAATTGCTTTACGACGTGATCGACGCTTTCCCTGATTTTTATCAAGGGCATGCCAAGGTGGATTGCCGTTCGAAGATGAACGTCACCTTCAAACTTCCCAGCGATGAATTGCAAGCGGCATTCCTTGCAGAAGCGGCTTCACAGCAACTGCAGAGCCTAAAAGGGCACCGCAGTGTTGGCGGAATCCGAGCCAGCCTTTACAACGCGATGCCAGTCGCCGGGGCAGCGAAGCTTGCTGACCTCATGCGTGCCTTTGCCGAAAAGAATGCCTAGGATCGTCTTGAAATCGACGACGACGGCCCCCTAAGAAATCTCCCTTATTCTGCTTGAGAATAGATCCATGTACCGCATCATTGTCCTTGACGACATTGCCCAAGAAGGCCTTGACCTGCTCGACGCTGCCGACGGAATTGAATACGAAATCCGCAAGGGTTTACCAGTCGATGAACTCCGCTCCGCGTTGACCGAATTTGACGGGGCAATCCTCCGCAGTGGCGCCAAATTGACAGCGGAAGTCCTCGAAGGCAATCGACGCCTGAAAGCGATCGTTCGCGCCGGTGTTGGGACCGACAACATCGACAAGGTCGCAGCGACCCGGCAAGGGATCGTTGTCATGAACACGCCGACCGGGAACACGGTCAGCACCGCAGAGCATGCATTTGCTTTGATGCTGGCACTCAGCCGCAACGTCGCCGCCGCCAACCAAAGCTTGGTCGAAGGACGCTGGGACCGCAAGAAATACATGGGCACTCAGCTTGCCGGCAAAACGCTGGGCATCGTTGGGATGGGACGCATCGGCCGCGAAGTCGCTTCACGGGCGATGGCTTTTGACATGCAGGTCGCCGCCTACGATCCGTTTCTTTCGGATGAACAAGCTCAGAAACTGGGCGTCCAACGTTGCGAAACAATCGACGACCTGCTGGGCTTGGTCGACTACCTGACCGTCCACACTCCGCTGACGGACGAAACTCGGGGCCTGATCGGCAAATCCCGCCTGGATAAACTGAAACCGGGGATGCGTGTCATCAACGCCGCTCGCGGTGGCATCTACGACACCGACACTCTTGTCGAAGGCCTGAAAAATGGCCAAATCGCAGGCGTCGCCCTCGACGTTTACGAATCCGAACCATGCACCGACAGCCCTTTGTTTGGGATGCCCGGCGTTGTTTGCACCCCGCACTTGGGCGCCAGCACCGAAGAAGCTCAGACTCAGGTTGCCGTTGAAGGCGTTCACCTGTTGATCGATTTCCTCACCACGGGCGAAATCAAACACGCCGTGAACGTCGCCGCGCTCGACCCCAAAACATTGGCGGAAATGCGAGGCTTTATGGATGTTGCTTACCGCCTGGGAATCATGCTTTCCCAGTGGCACGGTGGTGGTATCGATACGGTCAAACTGACCTTCCGCGGGGAAGTCGCCGGCAAAAACACCAAGCTGCTTACCAATGCATTCTGCGTCGGCTTGCTGGAACGAGCCCTTGATGGGGACATCAACATCGTCAACGCCGAAGTCCTACTGCGGGAACGCGGCATTGAACTGACGGAAGAATCCCATCGCGAAATGAGTGCGTTCGCTTCGTCCATTACCGCGGAAGTCGAAGGCGGAGACCGCAAGGTTACCGCAGGCGGGACGATGCTTGGACACAACATGCCTCGCTTGGTCGTGCTGGACGGGCAGCGTCTGGAAGCCTTCCTCGATGGCGGAATGCTGCTGTTCAGCCATCAGGACGTCCCCGGAATCATTGGCAAAGTTGGCAACGTCTTTGGCCAACACAACATCAACATTGCCCAGATGGCTGTCGGCCGAAGTGGTGAGCAAGCGGGCGGCAACGCGATCGGCGTGCTGAACCTGGATACCGTTCCCACACCGGAATCGATCGACGCCGTACAGGCTGTCGAAGGTATCAGCCAAGCCCGATTTGTACAGCTTCCCAGCGCTGGCAGCCTACCGACCTGGCTACAATAACGCGGCTCTCCTACGGACGCTGCACTGCAAATCTGTGATCCCCTGTCCGAGCTACTGAAATGCCTGCTTCGAACGCGATTCCTGACTCTCCAGATCCTGCGGAAGCTCTTCCACCGCTTCCCGACGATCGTTTCTTTAATCGCGAGCTTAGCTGGCTTGAATTCAATCAGCGTGTGCTTGACCACGCTGCGGATTCGCAGCAGCCACTACTGGAACGGGGCAAGTTCCTGGCGATCACCAGTTCCAACCTGGACGAATTTTTCATGGTCCGGGTCGGCGGGCTGAAACTTCAGTCGATCCAGAATTCTGGGATCCGTGACCCTTCGGGGCTGTCGGTCAACGAACAACTGGCAGCGATTTCCGATCGCTGCCACGGGATGCAACGCGAGCAGTACCGGATCCTCTCCGAAGACCTCTTTCCTGCCTGGGAAGAACACGGGATTCATCGCGTCGATTTGTCGGCGGCTCGACCCAGACATCAGGAATCCGCGAATTCCGTCTTCCAGGATCTGAGCGCAACGCTCTCTCCACACGCCCTCGATCCCAGCCGTCCATTACCTTTGCTGCAAGGATTGCAGCTGCACCTATGTGTACGCTTGGCGGCCTTAGATGGGGACGACAGTCCGTGGCAATACGCCTTTATTCCGCTCGGGCGGACGATGCCGCGAATCATTTCGCTCCCTTCGGATCGCGGCTACCACTTCACAATGCTGGAGGACCTGATCAGCCATTACGTGGAGGATCTATTTCCCGGCCGAGAAGTACTGGAAACGGTTGCGTTTCGAATCACTCGAAATGCCGACATTCGCTTGCGCGAGGAAGATTCCCCGGACCTAATGGTTGGGATGGAAGAAGTCCTAGAAAGCCGCAAAGAGTCCGCCGCGGTCCGTCTGGAATTAGCCGCACATGCCAGCGAACACGTTAAAGCCTTTTTGACGGAAACCTTCGAAATTCGTTCGGAAGACCTGTTCATTACCAACGGTCCGGTCGACCTGACCTGCCTGTTTCAATTGATCGGCATCGAGGGATTTGACGATCTAAAAGACGAACCATGGCGAGGGCAAAGAAGCCCCAACATCGATCCGGCGGAGCCGATGTTCGATACGATTGCCAAAGGGGACATCCTGCTGGTCCACCCCTACGAACGCTTCGATCCTGTCGTTCGGTTGGTGGAAGAGGCCGCAGTCGACCCCGATGTTTTGGCGATTAAACAAGTCCTCTATCGGACCAGTCGCGACAGCCCCATCGTCGCCGCCCTCATGCGTGCCGCCGAGCGGGGCAAATATGTGACTGCGATCGTCGAACTAAAAGCCCGTTTCGACGAAGCCCGAAATATGGAATGGGCACGGGAAATGGAACACGCCGGCGTCCAGGTCATCTACGGGATCAAAGGCCTGAAAACCCATGCAAAAATCTGCATCATCGTCCGCAGTGAACCCCATGGAATCGTTCGCTACGTCCACTTCGGGACAGGAAACTACAACGAAGTCACCATGCGGCTGTACAGTGATGTATCGCTGCTGACCTGCAATGAAGAACTTGGATCCGATGCGACCACGTTTTTCAATGCGGTCACGGGGGCCAGTTACCCGCTGAAATACCACAAGATCGCGGCGGCACCGACCTCTCTCCGGTCCCGCATCCGTGAATTGATCACCTCCGAGATCGATCGCAAGAAAGAGGGTCAAAAGGCGGCGATTACCGTAAAAGTCAACTCCTTGGTCGATCCCGCAATCATCGACGCCCTCTACCGAGCCAGCCAAGCGGGCGTCAAAATCCGCCTGAATGTCCGGGGCATCTGCTGCCTGCGGCCCGGAGTGAAAGGGTTAAGCGACAATATCACCGTCATTTCTATCCTGGATCGCTATCTCGAGCACGCTCGAATCATGCACTTTGAGCATGGGGGCGACGACCAAGTCCTGATCAGCAGTGCCGACTGGATGCCGCGAAACCTTGACCGCCGGATCGAATTACTTGTCCCCGTTGAATCGCCTCCACTGCGAAAGCGGTTGATCCGAGTCCTACAAACCTATTTCAAAGACAATACCAACTCCTGGAAATTAACCGCCAAAGGGGAATGGAAACGATCTCGCAGTAAATCGGGCTCGCAAGTACAAGCTCAACGCGTCCTGTACGAACGAGCTGTACACGCCGTCTCCGAGGCGGATCGAAACCGCCGCACCGCCTTCGAAACCCACGCCCCCCCCGAATAAGCGAGCAATTCGCTGTTGAGCACCCTTCGTGGGGTGCGTTAAAGTGCAAGGAACCTCCTTAAAGCTCGTGAATGCCGTTTCGGTCAACTTTTACATTCGATATCATGAGCTCGCTAAAGAACCCACCAAAGCGACCCTCCGAGTGCATCGCCATCGGAGAAATGCTCAACATCCAGGAGTCAGCCTCAGTGTTGTCCTATTTGCTCCGCGCCGTTTTACTCTCCGCCGTCACATTGGTAGGGAGCATTGCATCTGCCCAACCGGTGAATCCAGCTGATGGAGCTCCCTTTCCATCGGCGGTCCAATGGCTTCCCGAAACCACGGGAGGCTACCTGCGGGCAATCAACATGCCGGCACTCCGCGTCGCCTGGGATAAAACCACCATCTCCCACCTGCGGACCGACCCCGCCATGAAACCTTTCTGGGACGCTCAGCAAAAGCGAGCGGAACAGGACCTGATGGCAGCGGGAATGAAAGTCGGCCTGAACATGAACGACCTGTTCGACATTAGTTCGGGGGAAGTTGTCTTTGCATGGATGACCTATCCCGACCCGAAACGTCCTTACACCGTTGGCCTTGTGAGTGATATCCGAGGACGCATCCCCCAAACCGATGCGGCTTTGGCGACGCTCGACCAAAACATGCAACATCGCAATGCGACTCGCAAAGACATCTCTCATCGCGGTCAAACCATCCGCCTCTACACGCTTCCCAAAGCGCCCGGTCAACTGAAAATTGACCACATCGCGGTGACCTACAACAGCGATCGCCTGATCGCTGCGGATCGCGAAGCAACCGTAAAGCAACTTCTGGATGCCGCTGCCGGAGCTCCCATTGGCCCAGAACTCGTCGCAGCAGCGGACCATCAGGAAATCTGGGATCAAGTTGGCGACAGCGATCCAGCCGAAGTTCGTTGGTTTGCACGCCCATTGCCATTTGCCCGGATCCTCCGCGAACTTGCCGAAACCGACCGGGGACAGCAAGTCGACATTGTGAAC comes from the Roseimaritima multifibrata genome and includes:
- the serA gene encoding phosphoglycerate dehydrogenase, with product MYRIIVLDDIAQEGLDLLDAADGIEYEIRKGLPVDELRSALTEFDGAILRSGAKLTAEVLEGNRRLKAIVRAGVGTDNIDKVAATRQGIVVMNTPTGNTVSTAEHAFALMLALSRNVAAANQSLVEGRWDRKKYMGTQLAGKTLGIVGMGRIGREVASRAMAFDMQVAAYDPFLSDEQAQKLGVQRCETIDDLLGLVDYLTVHTPLTDETRGLIGKSRLDKLKPGMRVINAARGGIYDTDTLVEGLKNGQIAGVALDVYESEPCTDSPLFGMPGVVCTPHLGASTEEAQTQVAVEGVHLLIDFLTTGEIKHAVNVAALDPKTLAEMRGFMDVAYRLGIMLSQWHGGGIDTVKLTFRGEVAGKNTKLLTNAFCVGLLERALDGDINIVNAEVLLRERGIELTEESHREMSAFASSITAEVEGGDRKVTAGGTMLGHNMPRLVVLDGQRLEAFLDGGMLLFSHQDVPGIIGKVGNVFGQHNINIAQMAVGRSGEQAGGNAIGVLNLDTVPTPESIDAVQAVEGISQARFVQLPSAGSLPTWLQ
- a CDS encoding tetratricopeptide repeat protein produces the protein MNPQTNSASHRAQVVTSTLLLISMAALTGGCKWASNGQNAQGRQMYEQGQYTAAMHQFQEAISTDPTDPDGYYNLAATAHRVGTQRQDAALLEQAEALYNQCLDHDEHHVECHRGLAVLLVDTGRPDKAFDLMKNWASQNPSLPDARIELARLYEEYGDTETAKRYLEDAVQQDPNSARAWLALGKLRESSGELTQALANYQRSYSLNNMQPMVVERMAALNRQLSDSYDRSLATGDTRLAQPPPTTSVGQQRY
- the ppk1 gene encoding polyphosphate kinase 1 → MPASNAIPDSPDPAEALPPLPDDRFFNRELSWLEFNQRVLDHAADSQQPLLERGKFLAITSSNLDEFFMVRVGGLKLQSIQNSGIRDPSGLSVNEQLAAISDRCHGMQREQYRILSEDLFPAWEEHGIHRVDLSAARPRHQESANSVFQDLSATLSPHALDPSRPLPLLQGLQLHLCVRLAALDGDDSPWQYAFIPLGRTMPRIISLPSDRGYHFTMLEDLISHYVEDLFPGREVLETVAFRITRNADIRLREEDSPDLMVGMEEVLESRKESAAVRLELAAHASEHVKAFLTETFEIRSEDLFITNGPVDLTCLFQLIGIEGFDDLKDEPWRGQRSPNIDPAEPMFDTIAKGDILLVHPYERFDPVVRLVEEAAVDPDVLAIKQVLYRTSRDSPIVAALMRAAERGKYVTAIVELKARFDEARNMEWAREMEHAGVQVIYGIKGLKTHAKICIIVRSEPHGIVRYVHFGTGNYNEVTMRLYSDVSLLTCNEELGSDATTFFNAVTGASYPLKYHKIAAAPTSLRSRIRELITSEIDRKKEGQKAAITVKVNSLVDPAIIDALYRASQAGVKIRLNVRGICCLRPGVKGLSDNITVISILDRYLEHARIMHFEHGGDDQVLISSADWMPRNLDRRIELLVPVESPPLRKRLIRVLQTYFKDNTNSWKLTAKGEWKRSRSKSGSQVQAQRVLYERAVHAVSEADRNRRTAFETHAPPE
- the serC gene encoding 3-phosphoserine/phosphohydroxythreonine transaminase, translated to MATLATDQRVYNFSAGPAVLPVSVLEQVRDEMLCLPGAGCSLLEMSHRDKRFLEILADAQAGIRELLGVSDDYEVLFLQGGARLQFSMIAANLLRGQDKAAEYMLTGSWSKKAIEEARKEGNVNVTWDGKANQYSQLPTAADYQIPADAPYLYYCSNETIQGVQFQSEPTCPGSVPLICDSSSDFLSRPLDIAKYGMLYACAQKNAGPAGVTVVIMRKDLLAKGSDDLPGYLLYRNHAENDSEWNTPPTFAIYVLGLVTQWLKKQGGLQAIEKQNHEKSQLLYDVIDAFPDFYQGHAKVDCRSKMNVTFKLPSDELQAAFLAEAASQQLQSLKGHRSVGGIRASLYNAMPVAGAAKLADLMRAFAEKNA